From Deinococcus radiotolerans:
CGCCTCCCAGTCTGCTGCTCGATTTGCAATCAGACTGGCACCGGAAACAGGGGCAAGGTCAGAAGCTTGAGCAGAGTTACCTTCTGAGTCTGTGGCCGCAGAGTGCCAAATTTGCCGTTTCGAAGAGCGATCTGAAATTGTGCCTGCGGGTCACCCGTGTTCAAGAAGTCCAGAATAGCTGTCCAAGCTCCCGCTCACGCTGCTTTCTTCCCTCTTCTGGTCCTGAGGGTCTTTTCGCTTTCCAGCAGCCGCTTGAGCGCCGCTTCGCTGCGGGTCAAGCCGTCCAGGTCGCTCTCTCCTTTGCTGGCGCGGGGTTCGTAGTCGTCGAGGATCTTGCCTTCAAGGTAGCGGTCGAAGATGACGGGGCAGATGTAGCTGCTGCGGGTGACGGCGGGGGTGTTGCCGAGGTCGGCGGCGACGTACTTGACGCAGTCGACGAGGGCCTGCCGGGCCTGTTTTTCGGTGTCGGCGACGCCCGCTTCGGCGAGGTACTCGGCGGCGAGGAGGGTGCCGCCCCAGGTGCGGAAGTCCTTGGCGGTGAAGGGGCCGATGACTTCCTTGAGGTACGCGTTGAGTTCGCCGCTGCGGACGCGCCGGCGGGCGCCCTCGGCGTCTGTGGTCTGGAACAGCCACGGGCCGGGGAGTTCGAGCAGGCGGGTGATGTTCGTGGCGAGGGTGCGGTCGGTGGTGGCCTTGTGCTGGGTGATGCCGTGCTTGCCCTTGAAGTGGAAGGTGACGGTGTTGCCGCTGACCTGCACGTGCCGCTGGCGGAGGGTGCTGAGGCCGTAGGTTTTGTGCTGCTGGGCGTAGATGTCGCTGCCGACGCGGAAGCGGGCGACGTGCAGCAGGCGGGTCATGAGGGCCGTGACCTTGCGGGGGGGGAGGCCCTGGGCACGCAGGTCGCTGGCGGTGACGGTCTTGAGGGTGCCGAGCGCCCCGGCGAAGCGGGTGAGGCGCTGCCATTTTTTCAGCGCGCCGGCCTGCACGAAGTCCGGGTGGTAGCGGTACTGGAGGCGTCCGGCGGCGTCGCGGCCGAAGGCCTGGAGTTCAGCGTCCGGGTCGGGGCTGACGTACACGTCCACGTAGGCGGGCGGAACGGCCAGTTTGGCGATGCGGTCAATCCCGGCTTGTTCGCGGTAGGGAGTGTCGTCCGGCCAGAAGTACTTGAATTTTTTGGGGTCGCTGCCCTCACGGCGCAAGTATTCCCCGGCGAGGAGCTCGGTGCGGGACGTCATTCTTCGGCCTTCATGGGCAGCTGCCAGTTGATGGGCGTGAGGCCCGCCTCTTCCAGGGCGGCGTTCACCTGGCTGAAGGGGCGGCTGCCGAAGAATTTCGCCTCGCTCAGGGGGCTGGGGTGCGCGGACTCGATGATGACGTGCTGGGCGCCGGTGATGAGTTTCTTCTTCTTACGGGCGTAGGCGCCCCACAGGACGAACACGACCCGGTCGGGTTTGGCGTTCACGGCGCGGATGACGGCGTCCGTGAAGTGCTCCCAGCCCTTGTTCGCGTGACTGTTGGCCTGCCCCTCGCGGACGGTGAGGACGGCGTTCAGGAGCAGGATGCCCTGCTCGGCCCAGGCTTTCAGGTACCCGTGGCGGGGTGGGGTGAAGCCGGGCAAGTCAGCGGCGAGCTCCTTGTAGATGTTGCGTAAGGAGGGGGGGATGGTCACGCCGGGGCGGACGCTGAAGCTCAGGCCGTGCGCCTGCCCGGGGCGGTGGTAGGGGTCCTGGCCCAGGATCAGGACCTTCACGTCACCCAGGGGCGTGAAGCGCAGCGCGTTGAACACGTCCGGCGCGGGCGGGAAAACGTTGCCAGCGCGGCGTTCTGCCACCAGGAAGTCCTTCAGTTCGTGGAAGTATGGGGCGCTGAACTCCCCGGCCAGGACCTGCTGCCAGTCGTCGGGGAGGCCGCTGGGCACGATGGCTTTCGGGGTGTCGGATGTGGGCGTGTGGCCGAAGAGGTCGGGCTGGTCGCTCATGATGGTCCTTTGTACGGCACGGGGGCGCGGCGTGGGTGGGGATTTCTCCGGGAGTCCCTTGGCTTTCCGTTCGGCCCGGAGGTCGGCTTTCTTGCGGCTGCCGTGCTTCACGTAGATGCGGCGGGCTTCGACCTCGAATGCGGGGCTGGCGCGGGCGGCGCTGATGCGGGCGCGGGCGCGGCGTCCGGCCTCGTGTTCGTTCACGATGGGGGGCGGGTAACTCAGGCGTCCGGCGCCGCTCCACTCCCACGGGGCGTGGATGAAGTCAGTGGGCACGTCCGCGAGTTCCGGCAGCCAGCGGCGCAGGAACACCCCGTCCGGGTCCTGTTCGCGCGCCTGCCGGGTCGGGGAGTAGATGCGCACGCGGTTGATGCCGACCGTGCTGCTCTGCATCTGCATCTGCGACCAGTGAATGCCGGGCTCGTTGTCCAGCCACTCGCGCGCCAGGAACAGGCCCGGGCGGCGCCAGTGCAGCCAGAGGTGCTGCGTGGCGAAACTGACCAGCAGGGCCCGCATGCGGAAATTCAACCAGCCGGTGTCTTGCAGCATTCGCATGCAGGCGTCGATCAGGGGGTAGCCGGTCTGCCCGGCCTGCCAGCGGTCGAAGAACTCCGGGGTCCACTCGTGTTCGCGCAGGCCATCCAGGGCGCGGTTCAGGGTGCGGAATTCCATGTCCGGCTGGCTTTCCAGGCGCTGCATGAAGTGGCAGTGCCAGTGCAGCCGCGACTCGTACGAGCGCAGGGACCGCACCCAGCGCGGGTCGGCGCCTGTGTCGCCGCGCACCTGCGCGAGGCGCACGCGGGTGGCCTGCACGACCTCCCGCAGGGACACGGTACCGAAGGCCAGCGGCGCGCTCAGGCGCGAGCAGCTGCTTTCGGCGCTCAGGGGGCTGCTCATCTCGCGCATGTAGTTCACGCCGCGTACAGCCAGAAAGGACTCCAGCGTGTCCAGCGCGGCGGCGCGGCCCCCTGGCGGAATAATCTTCGCGTTGGCGGGTACGCCCAGTTCGGCGTGGGTGCGCAGGCGGCCGGGGTCGGCGTCCACGCCGGTCAGGTGCGCGGGCGCGGCGACCTGCGGGGCGCTCAGGCGCTCCTCCCAGGTGGCGGCCCAGCCGTCCCGGTTGCGCATGCGGCGGATCACGCCATTCTGCGGCAGTTCCGTCAGGGGCAGCCCGCGCGCCCGCGCCCAGGCCCGCACCCGGCGGTCCCGCACGTAGCTCACGCCGTTGCCGGTTTCCTCGTGCGCCCATACACCGGTCACGCCGTGCGCCTCGCGCAGTTCGTCGAGCACCGCCACCGCCTCGCCCACCCGGACGACCAGCGGGGTGCCCAGGGCGCGCAGGCTGGCGTCCAGCTCGCGCAGGGACTCGTTCAGGTACGTCAGGTGATGCCCGGCGAACTCCTCGTGGGTCAGCTGCTCGGGCTCGTAGATGAACACGGGCAGGACCGGGCCGCGCCGCGCGGCCTCAGCCAGGGGCGCGTGATCGTGCGCGCGCAGGTCCTTCTTGAACCACACGAGTTGAGTCCCGCCCAGCATGCCGGTCACTCTTCCGCGTGCGGCGCGGCGGGACGGTACGCGCGCCCCCCGTCTTCAGAGGACATGAATGCCCGCCCCGGAAGGACGTGCGCTCACCGGTTTTGCCTGGGGGTGGTCAAACCGCGCCGGGCCGCGTGGTCTGCGCCCGGACCGTCCCGGGTCTACTTGACCTTCACGCGGATGCTGAATTTCAGCGTTTCGTTCACCTGCATGCTGCTGACGGTCCAGCGGACGTTGGTGTAGCTGCTGGTCGGGGCGGGCACGTCCCGGGTGACGCTCTGGCCGCCCTCGGTGGTCGTGACGCGGCGCCTGGGCTGCGCGCTGAAGGTCTTGCCGCCGTCAATGGAGTAGCTGACGGTCCAGCGGTCCCCGGCGGGTGTGGTCAGGACGCTGAATTCCGTGCCGCGCGGTACGGGGAGGTTGACGTTCAGGGCACCCAGGCGCCGGCCGGAGACGTTGCGCAGCGTGACCTGTTCGCGCAGCAGGTCGCCGGGCAGCACGGTCTTGGGGGACTCGATGACCGTTTCGGTGGTGGCGCCACTGCTGTCGGTGCTGCGTTTGATGAGGTCCTGCGTGAGGGTGAACGTGACGTTCGCGGGCGCGCTGGACTGTCCATGGGCGGCCGTGAGCAGAAGGATCGGCAGGGTCAGGCGCTTCACAGGAAAACCTCCGGGTGGGCAGAGTCGGGCCCGTAGCAGAGAGCAGCGGCCGGGCTGGGGTGCTCCCGGCGGCCGCTGCTCATGCTGTCGTGACCTCGCAGCAGGACATGGTGCCCTGCGTCACGTTGACCCGTGGGTTGTGATTACACGCCGAGCCGGCCGGCGCTGGCCTTCACGATGGGCGTACCGTTCCCGCCGTCGAACGCGTCAATTTCCTCAATGAAGCGGTCAAAGAGGTAGCGGCTGTCGTGCGGGCCGGGGCTGGCTTCCGGGTGGTACTGCACGGAGAACACCGGGTAGCGGCTGTGCGCCATGCCCTCAAGGGTGCCGTCGTTCAGGTTCACGTGGGTGGGCACGAACGCCCCATTGGGGATGGAGTCGATGTCCACCGCGTACCCGTGGTTCTGACTGGTGATCTCCACGTTGCCGGTCAGCAGGTTCTTCACGGGCTGGTTGCCGCCGCGGTGACCGAACTTCATCTTGAAGGTCTTCCCGCCTGCCGCGAGGCCCAGAATCTGGTGGCCCAGGCAGATGCCGAAGGTGGGCAGCAGACCCATGAGTTCCCACGCGGTCTTGTGCGCGTACTCCAGCGGGGCGGGGTCACCAGGGCCGTTCGACAGGAACAGGCCGTGCGGTTGCAGCGCCATGATCTGCGCGGGGGTGGTGTGGGCAGGCACCACGATGGGCTCGATGCCGACCTCTGCAAGCCGCTCGATGATGGTGTGCTTGATCCCGAAGTCCATCAGGACCACGCGCTTGCCGTGGCGCAGGGTGGGGAACGCGTAGGGCAGCGCAGTCGTGACCTCCTTGGTCATGTCGTGCCCGTCAATGTCCTGGTGACCCAGGGCGCGCCCGACGTACACGGCTTCCTCGGCGGGCGTGAACTCGCCGTACGGATCTTCCGGGTGCGTGAAAGACCGGTGCGCGATGACGCCCTTGACGACGCCGCCCGTGCGCAGGCGGCGCACCAGCGCGCGCGTGTCGATGCCCTGGATGCTCACCACGCCGTACTGCTGCATGAACGCTTCGAGGGACTGCTGCGCGCGGTGGTTGCTGTACTCGCCGCTGAACTCGCGGCCGATGAAGCCGCGCACGTAGGGCTTGTTGCTCTCCATGTCGTAGATCGCCACGCCGTAGTTCCCGACGTGCGGGTACGTGATGGTCACGATCTGCCCGTTGTACGAGGGATCGGTCATGATCTCCTGGTACCC
This genomic window contains:
- a CDS encoding DNA topoisomerase IB is translated as MTSRTELLAGEYLRREGSDPKKFKYFWPDDTPYREQAGIDRIAKLAVPPAYVDVYVSPDPDAELQAFGRDAAGRLQYRYHPDFVQAGALKKWQRLTRFAGALGTLKTVTASDLRAQGLPPRKVTALMTRLLHVARFRVGSDIYAQQHKTYGLSTLRQRHVQVSGNTVTFHFKGKHGITQHKATTDRTLATNITRLLELPGPWLFQTTDAEGARRRVRSGELNAYLKEVIGPFTAKDFRTWGGTLLAAEYLAEAGVADTEKQARQALVDCVKYVAADLGNTPAVTRSSYICPVIFDRYLEGKILDDYEPRASKGESDLDGLTRSEAALKRLLESEKTLRTRRGKKAA
- the carA gene encoding glutamine-hydrolyzing carbamoyl-phosphate synthase small subunit, with protein sequence MIRKERAILALEDGTVYRGYAFGHRGETVGEVVFNTSMTGYQEIMTDPSYNGQIVTITYPHVGNYGVAIYDMESNKPYVRGFIGREFSGEYSNHRAQQSLEAFMQQYGVVSIQGIDTRALVRRLRTGGVVKGVIAHRSFTHPEDPYGEFTPAEEAVYVGRALGHQDIDGHDMTKEVTTALPYAFPTLRHGKRVVLMDFGIKHTIIERLAEVGIEPIVVPAHTTPAQIMALQPHGLFLSNGPGDPAPLEYAHKTAWELMGLLPTFGICLGHQILGLAAGGKTFKMKFGHRGGNQPVKNLLTGNVEITSQNHGYAVDIDSIPNGAFVPTHVNLNDGTLEGMAHSRYPVFSVQYHPEASPGPHDSRYLFDRFIEEIDAFDGGNGTPIVKASAGRLGV
- the ung gene encoding uracil-DNA glycosylase — encoded protein: MLGGTQLVWFKKDLRAHDHAPLAEAARRGPVLPVFIYEPEQLTHEEFAGHHLTYLNESLRELDASLRALGTPLVVRVGEAVAVLDELREAHGVTGVWAHEETGNGVSYVRDRRVRAWARARGLPLTELPQNGVIRRMRNRDGWAATWEERLSAPQVAAPAHLTGVDADPGRLRTHAELGVPANAKIIPPGGRAAALDTLESFLAVRGVNYMREMSSPLSAESSCSRLSAPLAFGTVSLREVVQATRVRLAQVRGDTGADPRWVRSLRSYESRLHWHCHFMQRLESQPDMEFRTLNRALDGLREHEWTPEFFDRWQAGQTGYPLIDACMRMLQDTGWLNFRMRALLVSFATQHLWLHWRRPGLFLAREWLDNEPGIHWSQMQMQSSTVGINRVRIYSPTRQAREQDPDGVFLRRWLPELADVPTDFIHAPWEWSGAGRLSYPPPIVNEHEAGRRARARISAARASPAFEVEARRIYVKHGSRKKADLRAERKAKGLPEKSPPTPRPRAVQRTIMSDQPDLFGHTPTSDTPKAIVPSGLPDDWQQVLAGEFSAPYFHELKDFLVAERRAGNVFPPAPDVFNALRFTPLGDVKVLILGQDPYHRPGQAHGLSFSVRPGVTIPPSLRNIYKELAADLPGFTPPRHGYLKAWAEQGILLLNAVLTVREGQANSHANKGWEHFTDAVIRAVNAKPDRVVFVLWGAYARKKKKLITGAQHVIIESAHPSPLSEAKFFGSRPFSQVNAALEEAGLTPINWQLPMKAEE